In Halobacillus amylolyticus, the following proteins share a genomic window:
- a CDS encoding BMP family lipoprotein, which yields MLKNRRFILVFALLLSLGLVLAACGGSSNEEGSGGDNGGSEGGESGEGGGSDFSVAMVTDIGGVDDKSFNQSAWEGLQAFGEENGLTEGEGFDYAQSESDADYTTNLNRLVRQGYNLIFGIGYLLQPAIEEVAGQYPDTNFSIVDAVAEGDNIVSITFKEHQGSFLAGVAAAHKTESDQIGFVGGVDGDLINKFEAGYVAGAKSVNPDIEVDVQYAESFAAADKGKLIASNMYSKGIDVIYHASGATGNGVFAQAKDIKKNNPEENVWVIGVDRDQYEEGQIGENNVTLTSMVKRVDIAVQDVATQAMNGEFPGGEVIEYGLADDAISIARTNEEALTEDILSAIEEWKAKIVNGEVEVPSTRDELKTYVDSL from the coding sequence ATGTTGAAAAATCGTCGCTTTATATTAGTTTTTGCACTATTACTGTCTTTAGGTTTAGTTCTTGCAGCTTGTGGAGGATCTTCTAATGAAGAGGGATCAGGCGGAGATAATGGTGGCAGCGAAGGTGGAGAGTCCGGTGAAGGTGGAGGCTCGGACTTCTCTGTGGCCATGGTTACAGATATAGGCGGTGTTGATGATAAATCATTTAACCAGTCTGCATGGGAAGGCCTACAAGCTTTTGGTGAAGAAAATGGTCTTACCGAGGGTGAAGGGTTTGACTATGCACAGTCAGAAAGTGATGCTGACTATACAACAAACTTAAACCGTCTTGTGCGTCAAGGTTACAACCTTATTTTCGGAATTGGCTATCTTCTCCAGCCTGCCATTGAAGAGGTTGCCGGACAATATCCGGACACAAACTTTTCAATTGTTGATGCTGTAGCTGAAGGAGATAATATTGTTAGTATCACTTTCAAAGAGCACCAAGGTTCGTTTTTGGCTGGTGTAGCGGCAGCACACAAAACGGAATCTGACCAAATTGGTTTTGTTGGCGGGGTAGATGGAGATCTAATTAATAAGTTTGAAGCTGGCTATGTTGCAGGTGCTAAATCCGTAAACCCTGATATCGAAGTGGATGTACAGTATGCGGAAAGCTTTGCAGCTGCGGATAAAGGGAAACTGATTGCTTCAAATATGTATTCTAAAGGTATTGATGTTATTTACCACGCTTCAGGTGCTACAGGAAACGGTGTATTTGCCCAAGCAAAAGACATTAAGAAAAACAATCCAGAAGAGAACGTATGGGTGATTGGTGTAGACCGTGACCAGTATGAAGAAGGCCAAATCGGGGAAAACAACGTAACACTTACTTCTATGGTTAAGCGCGTTGATATTGCCGTTCAAGACGTAGCTACACAAGCTATGAATGGCGAATTCCCTGGTGGAGAAGTCATTGAGTACGGTTTAGCTGATGATGCCATCAGTATCGCACGTACGAATGAAGAAGCACTGACAGAGGACATTCTTTCTGCTATCGAAGAGTGGAAAGCTAAGATTGTTAACGGTGAGGTAGAGGTACCAAGCACTCGCGACGAACTAAAAACATATGTAGATTCATTATAA